In a single window of the Pontibacter russatus genome:
- the rpoB gene encoding DNA-directed RNA polymerase subunit beta, translated as MANNRTTERINFASINPVIDYPDFLDVQLQSFQDFFQLETPAENRAQEGLFKVFAENFPISDSRENFVLEFIDYHIDPPKYSVDESIDRGLTYSVPLKAKLRLICNDEDNEDFETIEQEVFLGNIPYMTEKGSFVINGAERVIVSQLHRSPGVFFAQSKHTNGTKLYSARIIPFKGSWVEFATDVNNVMYAYIDRKKKFPVTTLLRAIGYGTDKDILDLFGLSEEVSADKKTLKNTIGRKLAARVLRTWTEDFVDEDTGEVVSIDRNEVILERDSDITAEDIDVIVDSGVKSIILHRENVNIADYAIIYNTLQKDNSNSEQEAVEQIYRQLRNTEAPDVETARDIIQKLFFSDKRYDLGEVGRYRINKKLGLDTNWEAKVLTNEDIVLIVKYLIGLINSKAVVDDIDHLSNRRVRTVGEQLYAQFGVGLARMARTIKERMNVRDNEDFKPVDLINARTLSSVINSFFGTNQLSQFMDQTNPLAEVTHKRRVSALGPGGLSRERAGFEVRDVHYTHYGRLCTIETPEGPNIGLISSLCVHARVNHMGFIETPYRKVIEGKVVVDGSVEYLTAEEEDTHHIAQANALIDEKGNFVNERVKGRFEGDFPVEEPGAYTYMDVAPNQIVSVAASMIPFLEHDDANRALMGSNMQRQAVPLLKPQAPIVGTGLERRAAIDSRALVIAEGEGVIDFVDATKIVVKYDLSEDEKLVSFDAEYVDYKLIKFRRTNQDTCINLTPIVKKGQRVTKGQPLCEGYATNDGELALGRNLQVAFMPWQGYNFEDAIVISEKVVRDDVFTSIHIEEFELEVRETKRGEEELTSEIPNVSEEAVRNLDENGIIRIGAEVKEGDILIGKITPKGETDPTPEEKLLRAIFGDKAGDVKDASLKAPPSLNGVVIETKLFSRPKKDKNLRAKSKKEVEELKVKYSRELISIKNVMADKLVALLEGKTSQGVKHKFGDEILTKGSKFTRKNIVEALFPEKNPYKDESNYAVPEEVNMFKDLILENWTADEKTNSMLVELVKNYNKRRNIVSAHFKRERFTLEVGDELPAGIVQLAKVYIAKKRKLKVGDKMAGRHGNKGVVARIVREEDMPFLEDGTPMDIVLNPLGVPSRMNIGQIYETVLGWAGLKLGRTYATPIFDGATEEQVSAELAEAGLPHFGRSYLFDGLSGDRFDQPVTVGVIYMLKLGHLVDDKMHARSIGPYSLITQQPLGGKAQFGGQRFGEMEVWALEAFGASNVLQEILTVKSDDVIGRAKAYEAIVKGDVLPKPNIPESFNVLIHELRGLALEITLE; from the coding sequence TTGGCTAACAATAGAACGACAGAGCGAATCAACTTCGCCTCTATTAATCCGGTCATTGACTATCCTGACTTCTTAGATGTTCAGCTTCAGTCATTTCAGGACTTCTTTCAGTTGGAGACACCAGCGGAGAATAGGGCACAGGAAGGTTTGTTTAAAGTATTTGCCGAGAACTTCCCTATATCGGATTCACGCGAGAACTTCGTGCTGGAGTTTATCGACTACCATATAGACCCTCCAAAGTACTCTGTGGATGAGAGCATCGACAGGGGCTTGACATACTCCGTACCGCTGAAAGCAAAGCTCCGCCTGATCTGTAACGACGAGGACAACGAAGACTTTGAGACAATTGAGCAGGAAGTGTTTCTGGGCAACATCCCGTACATGACTGAGAAAGGTTCTTTTGTGATCAATGGGGCTGAGCGTGTTATCGTATCGCAACTGCACAGGTCGCCGGGGGTGTTCTTTGCGCAAAGCAAGCATACCAATGGCACCAAGCTGTATTCTGCCCGCATTATTCCGTTCAAAGGCTCCTGGGTAGAGTTTGCGACAGACGTGAACAACGTCATGTACGCGTACATCGACCGCAAGAAGAAGTTCCCGGTTACGACGCTGCTGCGCGCCATCGGCTACGGTACAGACAAGGACATCCTTGATTTGTTCGGTTTGTCGGAGGAAGTGTCCGCGGACAAGAAAACGCTGAAAAACACGATCGGAAGAAAGCTGGCCGCGCGCGTGCTGCGCACCTGGACAGAAGACTTCGTGGATGAGGACACTGGCGAGGTGGTTTCTATCGACCGTAACGAAGTGATCCTGGAGCGCGACTCTGATATTACGGCGGAAGACATCGACGTGATTGTTGACTCAGGTGTGAAATCCATCATTCTGCACCGCGAGAACGTGAACATCGCGGACTACGCCATCATATATAACACGCTCCAGAAGGACAACTCCAACTCTGAGCAGGAGGCAGTAGAGCAGATTTACCGTCAACTGCGAAACACGGAGGCACCGGACGTAGAAACCGCCCGCGACATTATCCAGAAGCTGTTCTTCTCTGACAAGCGCTACGACCTGGGCGAAGTTGGCCGTTACAGAATCAACAAGAAGCTGGGCCTCGACACGAATTGGGAAGCGAAAGTGCTCACAAACGAGGACATTGTCCTGATTGTGAAGTACCTGATCGGCCTGATCAACTCTAAAGCCGTGGTGGATGATATTGACCACCTGAGCAACCGCCGTGTGAGAACAGTGGGCGAACAGTTATATGCCCAGTTTGGAGTGGGACTGGCCCGTATGGCCCGTACCATTAAAGAGCGTATGAACGTGCGCGACAACGAAGACTTCAAACCGGTTGACCTGATCAACGCGCGGACGCTGTCTTCCGTGATCAACTCGTTCTTCGGGACTAACCAGCTGTCGCAGTTCATGGACCAGACCAACCCGCTGGCCGAAGTGACGCACAAGCGCCGTGTGTCGGCCCTGGGGCCAGGCGGTCTGTCACGGGAGCGGGCCGGTTTCGAGGTGCGTGACGTGCATTATACCCACTACGGCCGTCTATGTACCATCGAAACACCGGAAGGACCAAACATCGGTCTGATCTCCTCGCTGTGCGTACACGCCCGCGTGAACCATATGGGCTTTATCGAAACGCCTTACCGCAAGGTGATAGAAGGTAAAGTGGTTGTGGACGGATCGGTAGAGTACCTGACAGCCGAAGAAGAGGATACCCACCACATCGCGCAGGCAAACGCCCTGATCGATGAGAAAGGAAACTTCGTGAACGAGCGTGTGAAAGGCCGTTTCGAGGGAGACTTCCCGGTGGAGGAGCCGGGCGCTTATACCTATATGGACGTTGCCCCGAACCAGATTGTATCAGTGGCGGCTTCTATGATTCCGTTCCTGGAGCATGATGACGCCAACCGTGCCCTGATGGGCTCGAACATGCAGCGCCAGGCCGTGCCGCTTCTGAAGCCGCAGGCTCCGATAGTAGGAACAGGTTTGGAAAGAAGGGCAGCGATTGACTCCAGAGCACTGGTGATAGCCGAAGGCGAAGGTGTGATTGATTTTGTGGACGCCACTAAAATCGTGGTGAAATACGATCTGAGCGAAGATGAGAAACTGGTTTCCTTCGACGCTGAGTATGTGGACTACAAGCTGATAAAGTTCAGGAGAACGAACCAGGATACCTGCATCAACCTGACCCCAATCGTGAAGAAAGGGCAGCGGGTAACCAAAGGGCAGCCGCTGTGCGAGGGATATGCCACCAACGACGGGGAACTGGCGCTTGGCCGCAACCTGCAGGTGGCGTTCATGCCGTGGCAGGGATATAACTTTGAGGATGCCATCGTCATCTCCGAAAAAGTGGTGCGCGACGATGTGTTCACCTCCATCCACATCGAGGAGTTTGAACTGGAAGTGCGCGAGACGAAGCGGGGCGAGGAAGAACTGACTTCAGAGATACCGAACGTGAGCGAGGAGGCGGTGCGCAACCTGGACGAGAACGGTATCATCCGCATTGGAGCCGAGGTGAAGGAAGGGGACATTCTGATTGGAAAAATCACGCCGAAGGGCGAGACGGATCCGACGCCGGAGGAGAAACTGCTCCGCGCCATCTTCGGAGACAAAGCCGGTGATGTGAAGGACGCCTCGCTTAAGGCGCCGCCCTCACTCAATGGTGTGGTGATTGAGACAAAACTGTTCTCACGCCCTAAGAAGGACAAGAACCTGCGGGCCAAGTCTAAGAAAGAGGTAGAGGAACTGAAGGTAAAATACAGCAGGGAACTGATCAGCATCAAGAACGTGATGGCTGACAAGCTTGTCGCTTTACTGGAAGGCAAAACCTCTCAAGGGGTGAAGCACAAGTTCGGGGATGAAATCCTGACAAAAGGCTCGAAATTCACGAGAAAGAACATCGTGGAAGCGCTGTTCCCGGAGAAGAACCCCTACAAGGACGAAAGCAACTACGCCGTTCCGGAAGAGGTGAACATGTTCAAGGACCTGATCCTGGAGAACTGGACCGCTGACGAGAAAACGAACAGCATGCTGGTAGAGCTTGTGAAGAACTACAACAAGCGCCGCAACATCGTGTCGGCACACTTCAAGCGAGAGCGCTTCACGCTGGAGGTTGGAGACGAGCTGCCGGCAGGCATCGTGCAGCTTGCCAAGGTATATATAGCCAAGAAGCGCAAGCTGAAAGTGGGTGACAAGATGGCGGGTCGCCACGGTAACAAAGGGGTGGTAGCCAGAATCGTTCGCGAGGAGGACATGCCGTTCCTGGAAGACGGAACACCAATGGACATCGTGCTGAACCCGCTGGGCGTCCCTTCGAGGATGAACATCGGCCAGATATATGAGACAGTGCTCGGGTGGGCCGGTCTGAAGCTGGGCAGAACCTATGCCACGCCAATCTTCGACGGTGCCACGGAGGAGCAGGTTTCTGCCGAGCTGGCTGAGGCAGGGCTTCCGCATTTCGGACGCTCTTACCTGTTCGACGGTTTATCCGGCGACCGCTTCGACCAGCCGGTGACAGTAGGCGTCATCTATATGCTGAAACTGGGTCACCTGGTGGATGATAAGATGCACGCACGCTCCATCGGCCCATACTCGCTCATCACGCAGCAGCCACTGGGCGGTAAAGCACAGTTCGGTGGTCAGCGTTTCGGTGAGATGGAGGTGTGGGCGCTGGAGGCCTTCGGAGCCTCGAACGTACTGCAGGAAATATTGACAGTGAAATCAGATGACGTGATCGGCCGCGCGAAAGCCTACGAGGCAATCGTGAAAGGGGACGTGTTGCCGAAGCCAAATATCCCGGAGTCATTCAACGTACTGATTCACGAGCTGAGAGGTCTGGCGCTGGAAATCACGCTGGAGTAA